In Ornithodoros turicata isolate Travis chromosome 1, ASM3712646v1, whole genome shotgun sequence, the DNA window tcacacttgtatggcctctcaCCAATGTGTTTCTTCTTATGATTCTGCAGGTGCGTGCTCTggatgaactctgcaggacagagaccgcacttgtatggcttctcgcccgtgtgtgtccgcttgtgatgtTGTAGGTGCCCACTCTGGGTGAACTCTGCCGGGCagatatcgcacttgtatggcttctcgcctgtgtgcaTCCTCTTGTGACGCTGCATGTCTGTGCTCCGGCTGAATTCCGTAAGGCagatatcgcacttgtatggcttctcacctgtgtgcgtcctcTTGTGACGCTGCACATCTGCACTCCGGGTGAACTCTgaaggacagagatcacacttgtatggcttctcaccagtGTGCGTCCTCTTGTGACGCTGCAAGTCTGCACTACgggtgaactctgcaggacagaggtcacaCTTGCATGGCTTCTTGTCAGTGTGATTCAACACATGGTTCTCATCGCTCACAGACTGCGAGGATGCAGAGGGACACATGTCACACCTAAAACTCTCCTCCCCCACCTGAACGTCCAATGGCAGAGTAGCTAGACTCTTGTCAGACTCATGGCGACACTGTGCGAACATGTGGCATTTCACACTGGCTTCCAATGTGCACGCACACGGCTCGTTCTGTTGTTGAGGTCGTTCCATGGGTCGACGCCCCGTAGTGACTAGTGCAGTGTTGCCGAATTGCGGTTCAACTTTTGTTGTGCTGATCTTGAGCTGTGCATTTGAAAAACTGCAAGTTGACGATGCTTGATCACAAGTGCCACTGGGCTGGTCTTGAATATGGAGCATACCAGTGCTCTCTCTTGCTCCTGAAATTTCAGAGATCTGACAATAAGGGGGCATATTCCAGTCCAGGTGCATCTCTCATTCACGATTTTTGAGAAACTACGTTCGCTGTGCCGCCTGTCCGCATCATCTCAGCAAATACGTAGTCCCTCCTCATTGTGCACAATTAAGGTTATTAGTTTAAAGTGCCCAAACCATCCAGCGTTTGCTGAGATGTAGAGGCTtggacccccctccccccaaaagtTAAATTCAGGACAGCCACAGCCTCCTGTTTAGTTTCAATTTCTGTAAGGGTACTTTTAGTTTTATTTTGTTGTGACATATTTAGGCTGCTTATTGGCTTTCTGTCAATAAGTCACAGGCATCTGTACTCAGTGTTGTGTAAttttaaataaataagttgcttgAATACCTCAAAGCTACTACAAGTTTTCCCGCCCATTTTAGttcaagtgccatctgaattaatccaggtgccatctgaaatagtCCAGGCAGCATTCactttaatccgggtgccatctgaaataatccaggtgctattcaatttaatccgggtagCATCTGAATTAATTCATGGTgcttttaagcactataaccgtgtattcTCGCGAGGGACGtccccgcagaatattctacagacatgtagtggaaggaaaagtaaaaagctgctgatGGGACTGATGTTCTGTTGTGTcatatgttgagcattcgcacggcgctCAGATACCGGGAGTTGGAGTGgaagtatagcagacgacaccactggtcatgtcatctgctacagaatatttTGTGACTAatctgcaggatattccccgcggTTAGCAGAACGCGAAAAGGCTTGATACATATAGCagacaccattggtcctgtcaTGTGCTGCGGAATATAGACAtatagtcacaagatattcagtgtcgtctgctatgtgagttatgactttccgtgctcttctaaccgtgcAGAATATCCTGCAGCAGAGTCAGAAGATATTTTGTAGCAGACAACAGccccaatggtgtcgtctgttaTACTCCATCTGCAACTCCCAATATCTCGGCTTCGtacgaatgctcaacataagacgcgcCAGAACTACAGTCCcatcagcagtttttttttttttacttttccttccactaaaATATTATGTGGGGATGTCCctcatgtgaatacacggttgTAATGATTAGAAACActatggattaattcagatggcacccggattaaattgagtaGCACCTCGACTATTTCAGATGGCACATGGATTATACTGaatggcacctggattaaatCAGATAACACGCgaattaattcagatggcacttggactaaaatgggcaGAAAAACGTGTagtactacaggttttcctgtccactttagtccaagtgccatctgattTAATCCAGGTGCTATCTGAAAAAATCCAGGCGCTATTCAGTTTAATCCAGGtaccatctgaaataatccaggcAATATTCAATTTAATctgagtgccatctgaattaatccaatggtgtttttaagcactataaccatGTATTCACACCAAGGACAACCTCGCAGAGTATTCTAATgaaaggaaaagcaaaaaaaaaatctgctgaTGGGACTGAAGTTCTGCCGGGTCTTATGTTGAATATTCATACAACGCCGAGATATTGGAACTTGGAGCGGgctacacgctacaccatccggtgAGAAGGAAATTTAATAGGATACACATCATTGCTCTCAAAATAAACGAcatgtggcaaatggatctcgcagACTTTCTGAAGTACAAGAGTCTCAATGgcggctaccgctacattctcgtggcaactgattccctctcccgtttTCTGcacaccctcccgctaaagacgaaacgTCCTGCCAAAATGAAAATAAAGCCATGAtacgactttttcggggaggtaacgttcCTACACGCACCTTTTGCGACAGAAGCGGGGAACTCTACAACAggaccgtcaaggagtacctgGCACGAATGAAGGTCTTCATGTTTTCCACCTTCCATCCTGTAATCAAAGCTTCACAAGCCAAACGAGTCATAAGGACGTTGCGcaacagaatattccgttattttaaaGTAACCGGAAAATATCACTTCGTTTCCACACTGGTGTTTGCGACtgccactggtgctgtcgtctgctacacaataTCTTCTGaatgaactgcaggatattccacgtgGTTAGAAGAGCATGAAGGCACTTGCACGTGGCACTTGGTTAgaagagcgcgaaaaggcatgactcgcacagcagacgacactactggtgctgtcgtctgctacagaatatcttcagACTGAACTGAGAGATATGGCTGCGCAAAAGGCTTGACTCACATAGCAGCCACCACCATcggtactgtcgtctgctacagaatatcttctgactgagcttCAGGATATACCACATGGTTAGAAAAGCgtgaaaaggcatgactcacacagcagacgacaccattgcacatgttgtctgctacggaataccttgtGACTACGCTGCGTGATGTCTTTCCGTGCTCTTCAAACCGCAGGAAATATCCTGCGCCAGAGTCACATGATATTCCTTCacagacgacatgaccaatggtgttGTCAGCTTTATTGCCGCTCCAACTCCCGATATCTGGCACTGTGCCAACATGCCCAACATAAGGCGCAGCAGAACTTTAGTCCCGTCAAcaactttttacttttccttccactgcacgtctgtagaatattctgcggggatgtctctcgtgtgaatacacagttagtgcttaaaaacaccatggattaattcagatggcaacCGGATTAAATTGTATTgcatctggattttttcagatggtgCCCGGATTAAACTGAATAGCGCTTgaattatttcagatggcacctgaaCTAATTCAGGTGGCACTTGGACAAAAATGGacaggaaaacctgtagtgcGTACATACTATACCGGCACACATACGTGATCAGATAGTATGGATGATAGTACATATCGGCAATACACACACAGATGGGATTATGAAATGGTGGTTGCCAACTACGATTCCGAGCTCTTGTCAATTTACAACTGAAGGAGAGATGAAATGATCATGGTGAATTTATTTGATATGACTGAagcttgctcaagaaattggtTCCTTGCCTGTTGTTAACTTGCTGTACTAATGGCTGTATAATATGCTACAGCATGTTTTCTGATGAACGTTTCGAGTTCACACACTGTTTCTGCTAATAAAAGTGACACTGGGCTTGCTTTTTTTTGGGCCCATTCTTAATTCAATCTTCAGATAATTCATTATCAACTTTTGCATTGTTGTCATAGTCCATTTAATGGGAGTTGACTGTGTTATGTGACGATGTGCAAAGGCGCCATCGCGCGCGCATAGGAAAAGCTTCGTTCACGTTGTGGCACACGTGACAAAATCAGCGTCG includes these proteins:
- the LOC135378839 gene encoding zinc finger protein ZFP2-like isoform X1 yields the protein MKEEARDTGVFQTSRTSLSDSQPEEMQLSSQFSGQLVRVKLEPPDAACLPDEGQTQQQHCNESSSGGDADGATVGMCHITDEPLEDSSNEPTIIHVKTEPYNLALLAEQEQMEYSCHSTSEGARESTGMLHIQDQPSGTCDQASSTCSFSNAQLKISTTKVEPQFGNTALVTTGRRPMERPQQQNEPCACTLEASVKCHMFAQCRHESDKSLATLPLDVQVGEESFRCDMCPSASSQSVSDENHVLNHTDKKPCKCDLCPAEFTRSADLQRHKRTHTGEKPYKCDLCPSEFTRSADVQRHKRTHTGEKPYKCDICLTEFSRSTDMQRHKRMHTGEKPYKCDICPAEFTQSGHLQHHKRTHTGEKPYKCGLCPAEFIQSTHLQNHKKKHIGERPYKCDICPAEFIQSSDLQRHKKTHTGEKPYKCDLCPAGFIQRTHLQLHKKKHMGERPYKCDICPAEFIQTSDLQRHKRTHTGEKPYKCDICPARFSQSGNLQHHKRTHTGEKPYRCDVCPAVFSRSTQLRDHKRTHTGNKPYK